A part of Gramella sp. MAR_2010_147 genomic DNA contains:
- the rpsE gene encoding 30S ribosomal protein S5: MYQDYKNVEHVKPGGLELKDRLVGVQRVTKVTKGGRAFGFSAIVVVGDENGVVGQGLGKSKEVADAISKAVEDAKKNLVRIPLHKGTLPHEQKGKYGGARVMLLPAAAGTGIIAGGAIRAVLESVGVHDVLSKNQGSSNPHNVVKATFDALLQLRSADTVAKQRGVSLEKVFKG, from the coding sequence ATGTATCAAGATTATAAAAACGTAGAACATGTAAAACCAGGAGGTCTTGAATTGAAAGATCGTTTGGTAGGAGTACAACGTGTTACTAAGGTTACAAAAGGTGGTAGAGCATTTGGTTTCTCTGCTATTGTTGTAGTTGGAGATGAGAATGGTGTTGTAGGACAGGGACTTGGAAAATCCAAGGAAGTGGCAGACGCTATCTCTAAGGCGGTAGAAGACGCTAAGAAAAATCTGGTACGCATTCCTTTGCATAAAGGAACTTTACCTCACGAACAAAAGGGTAAGTACGGTGGAGCAAGAGTAATGTTGCTTCCAGCTGCTGCCGGTACCGGTATTATTGCTGGTGGTGCGATTCGTGCGGTATTGGAATCTGTAGGAGTACATGATGTACTTTCTAAGAACCAGGGATCTTCAAACCCTCACAACGTTGTTAAAGCTACTTTTGATGCCTTGCTTCAATTAAGGAGCGCTGATACTGTTGCAAAACAGAGAGGTGTTTCATTGGAAAAGGTTTTTAAAGGATAA
- the rplB gene encoding 50S ribosomal protein L2, translating into MSVRKLKPITPGQRFRVVNGYDAITTDKPEKSLLAPIKKSGGRNSQGKMTMRYKGGGHKKRYRVIDFKRDKQGIPATVASIEYDPNRTAFIALLNYQDGEKRYIIAQNGLQVGQNLTSSSEAGTPEIGNAMPLANIPLGTVISCIELRPGQGAVMARSAGAFAQLLAREGKYATIKLPSGEIRRVLALCMATIGAVSNSDHQLMIGGKAGRSRWLGIRPRTRPVAMNPVDHPMGGGEGRASGGHPRSRKGLPAKGFKTRSRTKASNRYIVERRKTRKKK; encoded by the coding sequence ATGTCAGTTAGAAAATTAAAACCAATTACACCTGGTCAGCGTTTTAGAGTAGTTAATGGGTATGACGCCATTACTACTGATAAGCCGGAGAAAAGCCTATTGGCGCCGATAAAAAAATCAGGTGGTAGAAACAGTCAGGGTAAGATGACCATGCGCTATAAAGGTGGTGGTCACAAAAAACGTTACCGAGTTATCGATTTTAAACGTGACAAGCAGGGAATTCCTGCTACTGTTGCTAGTATAGAATACGATCCAAACAGAACTGCCTTTATCGCATTATTGAATTATCAGGATGGTGAGAAAAGGTATATTATTGCTCAAAATGGGCTTCAGGTAGGTCAAAATCTAACTTCAAGTAGTGAAGCTGGAACTCCTGAAATTGGGAATGCAATGCCATTGGCAAACATCCCTCTTGGTACTGTGATCTCTTGTATAGAGCTAAGACCTGGACAAGGTGCTGTGATGGCGCGTAGTGCTGGTGCTTTTGCTCAGTTATTGGCAAGAGAAGGAAAGTATGCTACTATTAAATTGCCTTCAGGTGAGATTCGTAGAGTCTTAGCTTTATGTATGGCTACAATAGGAGCTGTTTCTAACAGTGATCATCAGCTAATGATCGGTGGTAAAGCCGGTAGAAGCAGATGGTTGGGTATACGTCCAAGAACAAGACCAGTAGCGATGAATCCTGTAGATCACCCAATGGGTGGTGGTGAAGGTAGAGCTTCTGGTGGTCACCCACGTTCTAGAAAAGGTCTTCCTGCAAAAGGATTCAAGACCCGCTCAAGAACAAAAGCGAGTAATAGATATATTGTAGAACGTAGAAAGACTAGAAAGAAAAAATAA
- the rplV gene encoding 50S ribosomal protein L22, with the protein MGVRKRERAEQIKEAKKQVAFAKLNNCPTSPRKMRLMADLVRGEKVENALHILKFSKKEASNRLEKLLVSAIANWQAKNEDANLEEAELFVKEIRVDGGSMLKRLRPAPQGRAHRIRKRSNHVTLVLGANNNTQS; encoded by the coding sequence ATGGGAGTTCGTAAAAGAGAAAGAGCAGAGCAAATAAAAGAAGCCAAGAAACAGGTAGCTTTTGCAAAGTTAAATAACTGCCCTACTTCACCTAGAAAAATGCGTCTTATGGCGGATTTAGTAAGAGGTGAAAAAGTAGAAAATGCGCTTCATATTTTAAAATTCAGTAAAAAAGAAGCATCTAACCGCTTAGAGAAACTATTAGTTTCTGCTATTGCTAACTGGCAAGCTAAGAACGAAGATGCTAATCTTGAAGAAGCTGAATTATTTGTGAAAGAGATTCGTGTAGACGGAGGAAGTATGTTGAAAAGACTTCGTCCAGCTCCACAGGGTCGTGCACACCGAATTAGAAAGAGATCCAATCACGTAACATTGGTGCTTGGAGCAAACAATAATACACAAAGCTAA
- the rplD gene encoding 50S ribosomal protein L4: MEIAVLDIKGKETGRKAKLSDAVFAIEPNDHAVYLDVKQYLANQRQGTHKAKERAEIAGSTRKIKKQKGTGTARAGSIKSPIFKGGGRVFGPRPRNYGFKLNKNLKRLARKSALSIKANDKAIMVIEDFSFDTPKTKNFTEVLKALGIESKKSLIVLGESNKNVYLSSRNLKTSEVISSSELSTYKILNAKSIVFLEGSLEGIESKLS, encoded by the coding sequence ATGGAAATAGCAGTTTTAGATATAAAAGGAAAAGAAACAGGCAGAAAAGCAAAGCTTTCTGATGCTGTTTTCGCTATAGAGCCTAATGACCATGCTGTTTATCTAGATGTTAAACAATACTTGGCTAACCAGCGTCAGGGAACTCATAAAGCTAAAGAAAGAGCAGAGATCGCGGGTTCTACTCGTAAGATCAAGAAACAAAAAGGTACTGGTACTGCAAGAGCAGGTAGTATTAAGTCTCCTATCTTTAAAGGTGGTGGACGTGTTTTTGGACCAAGACCAAGAAATTATGGTTTTAAATTGAATAAAAACCTTAAGCGTCTTGCTAGAAAATCTGCGCTTTCCATTAAAGCAAATGATAAGGCTATTATGGTAATTGAAGATTTTTCATTCGATACACCTAAGACCAAAAACTTCACGGAAGTTCTTAAGGCTCTGGGTATTGAAAGTAAAAAATCTCTAATAGTGTTGGGTGAGTCAAATAAAAATGTATATTTGTCGTCGCGCAATTTAAAGACCTCTGAAGTTATAAGTAGCTCAGAATTAAGCACTTACAAAATACTTAATGCAAAGAGTATCGTATTTTTAGAAGGTTCTTTAGAAGGAATTGAGTCGAAATTAAGTTAA
- the rplR gene encoding 50S ribosomal protein L18, with the protein MALSKLDRRNKIRKRIRKDIVGTTSRPRLSVFRSNREIYAQIIDDVEGKTLASASSRDKDIASASADRKEQAVMVGKTIAEKAKKAGIDTISFDRGGYLYHGRVKSLAEGAREGGLKF; encoded by the coding sequence ATGGCATTATCAAAATTAGATAGAAGAAATAAAATTAGAAAACGTATCCGTAAGGATATCGTTGGAACAACAAGCCGTCCTAGATTATCTGTTTTTAGAAGCAATAGAGAAATTTATGCTCAGATTATCGACGACGTAGAAGGTAAGACCTTAGCATCAGCTTCTTCAAGAGATAAGGATATCGCTTCTGCATCTGCAGATAGAAAAGAGCAGGCTGTAATGGTTGGAAAAACCATTGCGGAAAAAGCGAAGAAAGCCGGAATAGATACTATTTCTTTCGATAGAGGTGGTTATTTGTATCACGGTAGAGTTAAATCATTAGCAGAAGGTGCTCGCGAGGGAGGACTAAAATTCTAG
- the rplW gene encoding 50S ribosomal protein L23: protein MSILIKPVITEKATADSEMNNRFTFVVSNKANKIQIKDSIESAYGVSVTKVRTMNVRPDRNTKFTKSGMITGKTKAYKKAVVQVAEGETIDLYSNL, encoded by the coding sequence ATGAGCATCTTGATTAAACCTGTTATTACAGAAAAAGCTACCGCAGATAGCGAGATGAACAATCGCTTCACTTTTGTGGTAAGTAACAAGGCAAATAAGATTCAGATCAAAGATTCGATCGAATCTGCTTATGGCGTGTCTGTTACTAAAGTTCGAACTATGAATGTCCGCCCGGATCGTAATACCAAATTCACAAAATCTGGTATGATCACTGGTAAAACTAAAGCTTACAAAAAAGCAGTAGTACAGGTGGCGGAAGGTGAAACTATTGATTTATATAGTAATCTTTAA
- the rplE gene encoding 50S ribosomal protein L5 codes for MAYVPRLRQEYNERVKNALKEEFSYSNIMEVPKLTKIVISRGVGGAVADKKLIDHAVDELSAISGQKAVSTISKKDVASFKLRKGMPIGAKVTLRGYRMFEFLDRLITTALPRVRDFNGIKSNGFDGRGNYNLGITEQIIFPEIDIDAVNRIAGMDITFVTTAETDKEAKALLTELGLPFKKN; via the coding sequence ATGGCATACGTACCAAGACTTAGACAGGAATATAACGAGAGAGTGAAAAATGCTCTTAAGGAAGAATTCAGCTACTCCAATATTATGGAGGTGCCAAAACTTACGAAAATAGTAATTAGCCGTGGAGTTGGTGGAGCAGTAGCAGATAAGAAACTTATCGATCATGCTGTTGATGAACTTAGTGCTATTAGCGGTCAAAAAGCCGTATCTACTATTTCGAAGAAGGATGTTGCATCGTTTAAGCTGCGTAAAGGAATGCCAATTGGTGCTAAAGTTACTTTACGTGGATATAGAATGTTTGAATTCTTAGATAGATTAATTACTACCGCTTTACCGCGTGTACGTGATTTTAACGGTATCAAATCTAACGGATTTGATGGTAGAGGTAATTATAACCTGGGGATCACTGAGCAGATCATTTTCCCTGAGATCGATATTGATGCAGTGAACAGAATTGCTGGTATGGATATCACATTCGTTACGACTGCTGAAACCGATAAGGAAGCAAAAGCATTGTTAACAGAACTAGGATTACCTTTTAAAAAGAACTAA
- the rpsS gene encoding 30S ribosomal protein S19 produces MARSLKKGPFVHYKLEQKVAQNVESGKKAVIKTWSRASMITPDFVGQTIAVHNGKQFVPVYVTENMVGHKLGEFSPTRSFRGHAGAKNKGRK; encoded by the coding sequence ATGGCACGTTCATTAAAAAAAGGACCTTTCGTTCATTACAAACTGGAACAAAAAGTGGCTCAGAATGTTGAGTCAGGAAAGAAAGCCGTGATCAAAACCTGGTCTAGAGCTTCTATGATTACTCCAGATTTTGTAGGACAAACTATAGCAGTACACAATGGGAAGCAATTTGTTCCTGTATATGTAACTGAAAACATGGTAGGTCATAAACTAGGAGAATTTTCACCAACACGTTCTTTCAGAGGACATGCAGGTGCGAAAAATAAAGGTAGAAAATAG
- the rplX gene encoding 50S ribosomal protein L24 encodes MTKLKIKSGDTVRVIAGDHKGQEGKVQKVLIEKNKAIVEGVNMISKHEKPSASNPQGGIKEKEAPIHISNLSLIDKNGETTRVGYREEDGKKVRFSKKSNEVI; translated from the coding sequence ATGACAAAGCTTAAGATAAAATCAGGAGATACCGTTCGCGTTATTGCTGGAGACCACAAAGGTCAGGAAGGTAAAGTGCAGAAGGTACTTATTGAGAAGAACAAAGCCATTGTGGAAGGGGTTAATATGATCTCTAAACATGAGAAGCCTAGCGCTTCAAATCCGCAAGGTGGTATTAAGGAGAAAGAAGCTCCTATCCATATTTCTAATCTATCACTAATCGATAAGAACGGTGAAACAACCAGAGTTGGTTACAGAGAAGAAGATGGAAAGAAAGTGAGATTTTCTAAAAAATCTAATGAAGTAATATAG
- the rplO gene encoding 50S ribosomal protein L15 — MDLSNLKPAEGSVRKNSKRIGRGEGSGKGGTATRGHKGAKSRSGYSKKIGFEGGQMPLQRRVPKFGFTNRNRKVYQGINLDTLQNLVDEGRIKDTVDMDVLVENGLAGRNELVKILGRGELKAKLKISVHKFTTSAKEAIEAAGGEVVTL, encoded by the coding sequence ATGGATTTAAGTAACTTAAAACCTGCAGAAGGTTCAGTTAGAAAAAATAGCAAGCGTATTGGTCGTGGTGAAGGATCTGGTAAAGGTGGAACCGCTACCAGAGGTCACAAAGGTGCCAAGTCACGTTCAGGTTATTCTAAAAAGATTGGTTTTGAAGGTGGGCAGATGCCACTTCAAAGACGTGTACCTAAGTTTGGATTCACTAACAGAAACCGTAAAGTATATCAGGGAATTAACCTTGATACACTTCAGAATCTGGTAGATGAAGGTAGAATTAAGGATACAGTTGATATGGATGTGCTGGTTGAAAACGGTCTTGCCGGAAGAAACGAGCTTGTTAAGATATTAGGTAGAGGTGAATTGAAGGCTAAGTTGAAAATATCTGTTCATAAATTTACGACCTCAGCGAAAGAAGCTATTGAAGCTGCCGGAGGTGAAGTTGTTACTTTATAA
- the rpsJ gene encoding 30S ribosomal protein S10 — MSQKIRIKLKSYDHNLVDKSAEKIVKTVKTTGAVVTGPIPLPTNKKIFTVLRSPHVNKKSREQFELSSYKRLLDIYSSSSKTIDALMKLELPSGVEVEIKV; from the coding sequence ATGAGTCAAAAAATCAGAATAAAACTAAAATCTTACGATCATAACCTGGTAGACAAGTCTGCTGAGAAAATCGTAAAAACCGTAAAGACTACGGGAGCTGTTGTTACCGGACCAATTCCGTTGCCAACGAATAAAAAAATCTTTACTGTTCTTCGTTCACCTCACGTGAACAAGAAATCCAGAGAGCAGTTCGAGTTAAGCTCTTACAAGAGATTGCTTGATATCTATAGCTCTTCTTCAAAAACGATTGATGCGTTGATGAAGCTTGAATTGCCAAGTGGTGTAGAGGTAGAGATCAAAGTGTGA
- the rplF gene encoding 50S ribosomal protein L6: MSRIGKSPVTIPEGVTVDHKDGIVTVKGKLGELKQEVKDIDVKIEDNIITFERSSEKSDQKAKHGLYRALINNMIEGVTNGYTKELELVGVGYRASNQGNKLDLAVGYSHNIVLDLAPEVKVETISEKGKNPIVKVTSHDKQLVGQVAAKIRSFRAPEPYKGKGIKFVGEQLRRKAGKSA, from the coding sequence ATGTCAAGAATAGGTAAAAGCCCGGTAACAATTCCAGAAGGTGTGACAGTAGATCACAAAGATGGTATTGTAACGGTAAAAGGAAAATTGGGAGAGCTTAAGCAGGAAGTAAAGGATATCGATGTTAAAATCGAAGATAATATTATTACTTTCGAGCGTTCCTCAGAAAAAAGTGATCAGAAAGCAAAACACGGTCTTTACCGTGCGTTGATTAATAATATGATTGAAGGTGTTACTAATGGTTACACTAAAGAACTTGAACTTGTAGGTGTTGGTTATAGAGCTAGCAACCAGGGGAACAAGCTTGATTTAGCTGTTGGTTATTCTCATAATATTGTACTAGATTTGGCTCCCGAAGTAAAAGTGGAGACCATATCAGAAAAAGGTAAGAACCCTATCGTAAAGGTAACTTCTCATGATAAGCAACTTGTTGGACAGGTTGCAGCGAAGATTCGTTCATTCAGAGCGCCAGAACCTTATAAAGGTAAAGGTATCAAGTTTGTAGGCGAGCAATTGAGAAGAAAAGCAGGTAAATCAGCTTAA
- the rplN gene encoding 50S ribosomal protein L14, whose translation MVQQESRLKVADNTGAKEVLAIRVLGGTKKRYASVGDKIVVSVKEATPNGNIKKGAVSTAVVVRTRKEVRRPDGSYIRFDDNACVLLGPQGEMRGTRVFGPVARELRDKQFMKIVSLAPEVL comes from the coding sequence ATGGTACAACAAGAGTCCAGACTAAAAGTAGCAGATAATACCGGAGCTAAAGAAGTTTTAGCGATCCGTGTATTAGGAGGTACAAAGAAAAGATACGCATCTGTTGGAGACAAGATCGTTGTCAGTGTAAAAGAAGCTACCCCTAACGGAAATATCAAGAAGGGTGCAGTTTCAACAGCAGTTGTTGTTCGTACCAGGAAAGAAGTTCGCAGACCAGACGGATCTTACATTCGTTTTGATGATAATGCATGTGTATTATTAGGGCCTCAGGGAGAAATGCGCGGAACCCGTGTATTTGGACCTGTAGCGCGTGAACTTCGTGATAAGCAATTCATGAAAATTGTATCATTGGCACCTGAAGTGCTTTAA
- the rplC gene encoding 50S ribosomal protein L3 encodes MSGLIGKKIGMTSIFDENGKNIPCTVIQAGPCVVTQVRTKEVDGYEALQLGFDDKKTVGKAAEGHAKKAGTVAKRKVVEFQGYNEDYKLGDSVTVEHFKEGEFVDIAGTSKGKGFQGVVKRHGFGGVGQATHGQHNRLRAPGSIGAASYPARVFKGMKMAGRMGGERVKIENLRVLKVVADKNLLVVKGCVPGSKNSYVIISK; translated from the coding sequence ATGTCTGGGTTAATAGGAAAAAAGATCGGCATGACCAGCATTTTCGACGAGAATGGGAAAAATATCCCATGTACCGTGATTCAAGCTGGACCATGCGTGGTTACCCAAGTCAGAACCAAAGAGGTTGACGGGTATGAAGCACTTCAACTTGGTTTCGATGACAAAAAGACTGTTGGTAAGGCTGCTGAAGGGCACGCCAAAAAAGCAGGAACCGTTGCAAAACGTAAAGTCGTTGAATTCCAGGGTTATAATGAAGATTACAAATTAGGTGACTCTGTTACCGTGGAACATTTCAAAGAAGGTGAATTTGTGGATATCGCAGGTACATCTAAAGGTAAAGGTTTCCAGGGTGTTGTTAAGAGACACGGATTTGGAGGAGTTGGACAGGCCACACACGGTCAGCACAACAGATTAAGAGCACCAGGTTCTATTGGAGCAGCGTCTTATCCTGCGAGAGTTTTCAAAGGAATGAAGATGGCCGGTAGAATGGGTGGCGAAAGAGTTAAAATTGAAAACCTGAGAGTTTTAAAGGTAGTTGCAGACAAGAACCTTTTAGTGGTAAAAGGATGTGTGCCAGGATCTAAAAACTCATACGTAATCATTAGTAAGTAA
- the rpsC gene encoding 30S ribosomal protein S3, producing the protein MGQKTNPIGNRLGIIRGWESNWYGGNDYGDKLAEDDKIRKYIHARLSKASVSRVIIERTLKLVTVTITTARPGIIIGKGGQEVDKLKEELKKITDKEVQINIFEIKRPELDAHLVGASVARQIENRISYRRAIKMAIAAAMRMNAEGIKIEISGRLNGAEMARSESYKDGRIPLSTFRADIDYALVEAHTTYGRLGVKVWIMKGEVYGKRELSPLVGLAKNQGKKSGAGRGGNKSRRRK; encoded by the coding sequence ATGGGACAAAAAACAAATCCAATCGGGAATCGCCTTGGTATCATTAGAGGTTGGGAATCCAACTGGTACGGAGGTAATGACTACGGCGATAAATTAGCCGAAGACGATAAGATTAGAAAGTATATCCATGCTCGTCTTTCGAAAGCGAGTGTATCGCGTGTAATCATCGAGCGCACGCTTAAGCTTGTAACCGTTACTATTACTACTGCAAGACCTGGTATCATTATCGGGAAAGGTGGTCAGGAAGTAGACAAGCTTAAGGAAGAGCTAAAAAAGATTACCGACAAGGAAGTTCAAATTAACATCTTTGAGATTAAGAGGCCAGAACTTGATGCTCACTTGGTGGGAGCAAGTGTTGCAAGACAAATTGAGAATCGTATCTCTTACCGTCGTGCAATTAAGATGGCTATCGCGGCTGCAATGAGAATGAACGCTGAAGGAATCAAAATTGAGATCTCCGGACGTTTAAACGGTGCTGAAATGGCACGTTCAGAATCATACAAAGATGGTAGAATTCCATTGTCTACTTTTAGGGCTGATATTGACTATGCTTTAGTTGAAGCACATACTACTTATGGTAGATTGGGTGTAAAAGTATGGATCATGAAAGGTGAGGTATACGGAAAAAGAGAGCTTTCGCCTCTTGTTGGTCTTGCAAAGAACCAAGGAAAGAAATCCGGTGCCGGACGAGGTGGGAACAAATCACGTCGTAGAAAGTAA
- the rplP gene encoding 50S ribosomal protein L16, whose protein sequence is MLQPKRTKYRKQQKGRMKGLSQRGHRLSNGTFGIKSMDSSFVTARQIEAARIAATRYMKREGSIWIKIFPDKPITKKPLEVRMGKGKGAVEYWAAVVKPGRIMFEIGGVPMDVAKEALRLAAQKLPVRTKFVVARDYQE, encoded by the coding sequence ATGTTACAACCTAAAAGAACAAAATACCGTAAGCAACAAAAAGGCCGTATGAAGGGCTTGTCTCAAAGAGGGCACAGACTTTCTAACGGTACTTTTGGAATCAAATCTATGGATTCCAGTTTTGTTACTGCACGTCAAATAGAAGCAGCGCGTATCGCCGCTACCCGTTATATGAAAAGAGAAGGTTCTATCTGGATCAAAATTTTTCCGGATAAGCCTATTACAAAGAAACCTCTTGAAGTACGTATGGGTAAAGGTAAAGGTGCCGTTGAATATTGGGCAGCTGTAGTGAAGCCAGGAAGAATCATGTTTGAAATTGGTGGTGTACCAATGGATGTAGCTAAAGAGGCATTGCGTCTTGCAGCTCAGAAACTTCCTGTGAGAACTAAATTTGTTGTAGCTAGAGATTATCAAGAATAA
- the rpmD gene encoding 50S ribosomal protein L30: MGKIKVTKVKSAINRTKNQKLVLESLGLKKIGQTVEHDDTPNILGMVNKVKHLVSVEETK, from the coding sequence ATGGGAAAGATAAAAGTCACAAAAGTAAAAAGTGCTATTAACCGCACGAAGAACCAAAAACTAGTTCTTGAATCTTTAGGATTGAAGAAGATTGGTCAAACGGTTGAGCATGACGATACGCCAAACATCCTTGGTATGGTAAATAAAGTTAAACACTTAGTTTCTGTAGAAGAAACAAAATAA
- the rpmC gene encoding 50S ribosomal protein L29, with translation MKQSEVKELSVAELQEELGKSRKAYSDLKMAHAVSPLENPIQLRTVRRDVARLATELTKREQQ, from the coding sequence ATGAAACAATCAGAAGTAAAAGAATTGTCTGTTGCAGAATTGCAAGAAGAGCTTGGTAAGTCTAGAAAAGCTTATTCAGATTTAAAAATGGCTCACGCTGTTTCGCCATTAGAGAATCCAATACAGTTAAGAACTGTAAGAAGAGACGTGGCGAGATTAGCTACAGAGTTAACTAAAAGAGAACAACAATAA
- the rpsQ gene encoding 30S ribosomal protein S17: MEKRNLRKERVGVVTSNKMQKSIVVSEVKKVKHPMYGKFVLKTKKYVAHDENNDCNEGDTVKIMETRPLSKSKTWRLVEIIERAK, translated from the coding sequence ATGGAAAAAAGAAATTTAAGAAAAGAGCGTGTAGGAGTTGTTACAAGTAACAAAATGCAGAAATCTATCGTGGTTTCTGAAGTGAAAAAAGTAAAACATCCTATGTATGGTAAATTCGTTTTAAAAACGAAAAAATACGTAGCACACGACGAAAATAACGACTGCAACGAAGGTGATACTGTAAAGATCATGGAAACAAGACCTTTAAGTAAATCCAAGACTTGGAGACTAGTAGAAATAATTGAAAGAGCTAAATAA
- the rpsN gene encoding 30S ribosomal protein S14: MAKESMKAREVKRQKLVKKYAEKRAALKEAGDYEGLQKLPKNSSPVRLHNRCKLTGRPKGYMRQFGLSRVMFREMANQGLIPGVKKASW; the protein is encoded by the coding sequence ATGGCTAAAGAATCAATGAAAGCCCGTGAGGTAAAAAGACAGAAATTGGTAAAGAAGTATGCTGAGAAAAGAGCTGCGCTTAAAGAAGCTGGTGATTACGAAGGCCTGCAGAAATTACCAAAGAACTCTTCTCCAGTTCGTTTGCATAACAGATGTAAATTAACAGGTAGACCTAAAGGGTATATGAGACAATTTGGTCTTTCTCGTGTAATGTTCAGAGAAATGGCTAATCAGGGTCTTATCCCAGGAGTTAAGAAAGCAAGCTGGTAA
- the rpsH gene encoding 30S ribosomal protein S8, with translation MNTDPIADYLTRIRNANAANHRVVEIPASNVKKEITKILFDQGYILSYKFEDTTAQGTIKIALKYDKLTKDPVIKKIQRISKPGLRKYAGSTEIPRILNGLGIAIVSTSHGVMTGKQAKANKVGGEVLCYVY, from the coding sequence ATGAATACAGATCCTATTGCAGATTACTTAACAAGAATCAGGAATGCAAATGCTGCAAACCACAGAGTTGTGGAAATTCCTGCTTCTAATGTTAAAAAAGAGATCACTAAGATATTATTCGATCAGGGATATATTCTTAGTTACAAATTCGAAGATACTACCGCGCAGGGAACTATCAAGATCGCTCTTAAGTATGATAAGCTTACTAAAGACCCGGTAATTAAGAAAATTCAAAGAATAAGTAAACCTGGTTTACGTAAATATGCTGGTTCAACAGAGATTCCAAGAATCCTTAACGGTCTTGGTATTGCTATTGTTTCTACTTCTCACGGAGTAATGACTGGAAAACAGGCAAAAGCAAACAAAGTTGGTGGCGAGGTATTGTGCTACGTATACTAA